The window ATAATTGAGGTTGTctcaaaatcaaaaacaatcatttaacAATTTCACTGCTCTCAAATCTCAAAGTAAACTGCAGAAAGAGTTTAACTAGCTTCAAACAGTTActcaaaaaaatccaaaaggAGTTTCAGGAGTCGGTCTCATGCTGCAGCAAATATGGCCACATTCTGGTGTTTCATTTGTCTTGTAAATAGTGCATAAAGATGTGAAGTTGTGCAGTTTGTTTAGGCTCTTTCCCAGTTAATTAACTTGAAAAACACCACATAACCATGATatagtgttttttaaatgtactgttaAATCAAGTCATGTTTTGAATAAAAgttaaatcagaaaatattcagacaAAGTGAGacaagtttgttgtttttggagaCTAGAACAGCACAGAGAAGTTGTCCTGCGAGCAGACCTCATGATTGGTTAATAAGTAAAGCATGATCTGGTAGGCTTGGCATTGAATCACAGCGGTCATGCTTTCAGAGCACTGCTGTTTACCACCACTCCTCTTGTTGTCCTTTCATTTCTGCAAATCTGATATAGAGTCTTTTTTTCATGTGGTCATGGGATTTCTTCTTTATCGGCGTGTTTGCCTATGCTACAGGCTGTAAACTTCTGAGCAGCTGTGAAGATGTACTGAGGGGAATTTTTGTGGACATTATTGTTACTGTGAAATGGCTATTTGAAGATGATTTTTAGAGAAGTGGTTCCACTTCTGTGCTGGCAGAGACGAGCGAACATGGAGGCAATGTTGAAGCGACAGAGAACCAGCAGTGGCTAGAGcttttttctgcatgtttttccaAAGGATTACAATCATGTTTTGGTGCTGAAGTGGATGAACAAAGTTGGCAAGTAGGTGGTGAAAGTTTGCTACTTTCTGGGTATAGGCCTGGTCAGACTATAAGAAGACAGAACCTATTAGTAACCTAACCTTGTAAGTCTTAAATGATCCCTATATGTTGTGAGGTCTGtgatcgattgattgatttatttttctcttttttgttggTTCTGTCCTGATTTTATGGTTTTTCGCAGTGGGCGACTTCGATAAGATCTGGCGTGAGCATTGTGAGGATGCGCAGACACTGAGCGAGTACGCCCTTGCCATGAAGAATCTCGCTGACAACCACTGGGCCATAAACTGCGAAGGAGAGGGTCGCATCGAATGGTGTCGCAGGTACAGCTGACTTCAAACGTCCTTTCAGTTGCAATTATAGACCACATGACAACGAAATGTGACTCATCTGAACCTGTACTACGTGCTTTtgtgacatgtcacagtaaGGTTTGAGTAGTGTTTTGATTCTACTTCCACAGTGTCTGTCAAGAATATTTCTTAGATGGCGGGATAAAAAGAATGTTAGAGAAGGATGAGAAAAGTGCCACGCTCGCCATGGGTCTGACTGCAGCGTCTGTAAGTGCCCAACCGTACAGCACCATCCCCAGGTAAGTTGTAAACTTCATCTGCCATAAAAGTAGACTCTTGTGTCCCTATTCCACACTACATACTAACTGAATAAAGTATGTACTTTATACTAATATAATAGTATTATCATAGTATACTTATAGTATGCTGTTAGTATACTAGAAATCAACATGCATTACTGTTTCATACTAAAATGATACCATATGTGCAGCATCAGACGTTCAAACTGTGACTCTGCTGTCACACTGCAAATTAAACTTGGTTTACTGTGTATGTTCTTGTCTCTGCACCACCATTCTCAAATAAATTTACTTTAAGCTCAAGTTTAAGTTAAGCATTGTTTAACCATTAGGTCACTACGTATCAAATCAGATAAGGTTGTTGCAGCACCGTCTCAGATTTTGTTCAGACCTTGTCTATATCATGAATGGGTCCCAAATACCAAGGCCTGTGAAATATTTcctatgtttttatattttttcagccCTTGAtactatttcatttttataaccTCAAAAACACCTTATCTGGGGAGCCATGTTTGGGGATTAATATCTTGACAAGTATTGTTCCTAGCCTAACCAAGCTTTGTAGGATGGAAGACAAACATGTGTTCTGTTTACCAAAACCATTAAACACCTGTACTGCATCtggaaaaaagtgcaaaattccTAAACGAGAGTTATATTGAGCGTACTACAAACCCACATTTTTGCACCAATATGATACCACTCATTATTTTTTCTGCAAATACAATCTGTTATTAATTTTGTGCCAATATTTGTGGTCTCTACCACCAATGGGCATGAAgatattatgaataaaacaaggtGTGGAAGCATATTTGGTAATTTTCATAGGACCAAAATAGTATGTGGGGTAGCTTGTAggaacataaaaatgtacatggaAATTGCTTGATGGATGGTTATTAAGAGTCAATGTCCTTCTGTTTTTCCCTCATACAAAAAAATAGACACAGATTTGAGAGATATTTTACCTATGGCAGAAAAATGTCCATTTcaggattacattttttttgcctcagtATCTCTGTGACTATTGAATTCCTGCGTCATAGGAATTGTAAGAATTAAAggacaaacatgtttttagtaTGTTCATTGGAATAGAGTATAAGGAGGAATAAGTGGTGTCCAAAATGTCTCAGTAGTGGGAGTATCTAAATGTGTTTCCACCTATAAGGTTGGATGTgtttatacatataatatatatgtattatatagaCAAAACTTTGAACAAAATCTGAGATGGTGCTGCAACCGCTTTCCTGGATTCTGTCTGATTTGACTCAGAATGACCCAGTTGTGCAGATCAAGAGCACACTCAGAATCAAGGGTTAGCGTTATTGTTTTAGTATGCACAGTGACATTTTTGCAGATGCACGCTACATATATAAAACCTGCTGAGAGTAATTGTGTAATATGGAATTTGAACACATTTAGAACCCGCAAGAGAAAGCAGACTTGAAAGTACAGTCTAAAGTCTGTGGCgttatataaaaatgaaattatagaGACTGCCctgatgatggtgtgtgttttcTAAGCTTTGACCTCTAAAGCCTGAACTCTGaaaattctttttttctggATTCTTTGTCCGTGACCAATTCGGCTTGACAAGATGTTCCacagttttaaagtttttttccaaaacaccttctgttttttttttttttttttttcttgtttatttctgctcctacatatttacatatttgtcacATGTAGTAGTAAATCTGGACTAATGCAAATGATCACCATCAGATGAATTTTCACATTGCTTATCTCTTTGCTATAACTGAAAACATACAGCTCTCCTAGTGGCCCCCAGAGACACAATTCAAAAGCATTGGGTATCAGGAACAACATGCACCATTTTTGCTATTATTAGAGTCTAGCTGCTCGAGAATCTAACGTTAAAGTATGACCTCAATTTCACTTCTGAGGGACATGAATATCTATACCTAACATCTGGTCAGTAGCAGGTCTCTGACTCACTCATTTATAGTTTCTACTGCACTTATAAAATGCTTAGTGGGGCATGCTTATCAAGTGTGTCAAGTGTGTAATAATATACCATGAAAGTAATGGCATACATACGCCTCAATGACTAGCACGAACTTTGTATATTGAATCACCGGCTGGAGAAAATATCATTATTGTTAGTTATGAAATaggtgtttctttttgtctcctttCTCTTTATAAAAAAGCATCTGCAGTTTTATTGGGAAATTATGCGTGGAACTCCATCCTCACCACAACCTTCTGTAACATGTAGCAGACAGACTTTTCAGTGGTAACACATGAACTATGGAAAAGATTGAACTGGTATAGATTATCTGATGCTATTCAAATTTAATTATATGGCTCATCATGCAGGGTAAAGAGACCGTGTTGGATGCAaaagttgtgtgtttgtcttacaGTAagcaatttgtgtgtgtgaagttttAATACAGTTTGTTCGTTGCAGCTCAATCTCTCAACTGGGGAAAATGCGCCTTCTTGACGTGGGAAGCTGCTTCAACCCTTTCTTGAAGTTTGATGAATTCCTTACAGTTGGTATTGACATAGTGCCTGCAGTTGAGGTAagagttattattattcattctgTTCGCTTTTTGTTGACATGTTAAATGTATGAGGTTTTCCTGTCTGCTGGGTCAATGCTTGGCATTACAAAGCAAAAGCAACACCAGAAATAACTCATGCAGGCTATTGGTGTTGTGGTTAGACAGCTTCGGTGAACAATTTCAGCAGAAAGCAGAACGAAAAGTGCAGCACACTCTGCAGCTGCAAGCGGAGAAACTTAATCGGCAGTGACAACGGCAGTTCATGCAAAAGAGCGACACATCAGGTGTGAACCTTTTTTATGTGCTGattttctgccttttctctctccctttagAGTGTGTACAAGTGTGACTTCCTCAACCTTCAGCTCCAGCAGCCTCTCCAGCTGGCAGGCGACGCGGTAGAGGCCTTCCTCCGCCAGCTCCACAACCCCATCGACGCTCTGCCTGCCCAGCTTTTCCACGTGGTGGTCTTCTCCCTGCTCCTCTCCTACTTCCCCTCACCATACCAGCGCTGGATCTGCTGCAAGAAGGCCCACGAGCTGCTGGAGCTGCACGGCCTGCTGCTCATCATCACGCCCGATTCCTCCCACCAAAACCGCCACGCCCTCATGATGCGCAGCTGGCGCGTCGCGGTGGAGTCGCTGGGCTTCAAGCGCTACAAATACGTCAAGTATTCCCACATGCATCTCATCGCCTTCCGTAAGGTGTCTCTCGCAACCACCAGCGACCTGGTGTCACGCAACTACCCCGAGATGCTCTACATCCCTCAGGACTTCCACTCCAATGAGGAGGAAGACTGTGCCGACGTGCCCGTGCAGGTGCGCTCCGATTTTGAGGATGACCAGCTGGCTTGGGGCTTCACGGAGCTACCTGACACGCCCTATGATTCAGATTCTGGGGAGAGCCAGAGCAGCTCTGTGCCTGGCTTCCATGAGCTAGAGGACCCCATCCTGCTTCAGAGCTAGGCTAAACCAGCTACTCcccgcccctcctcctcctcctcctcctcccctctcccctcttTTCTCTATGTAACTGTCATCTCCCCTTCAACTGCTGCGCTGCCAAATTTAACCTGCTGCATTTTTCTCCcacttctcctccctctccccccccaAAACAATGCAGTTTGCacagtgtgaaagagagaagtttacagattattttctcatatcCACACTCCTTTGAGAGTACACAcgcatacacgcacacatacacacatacacacacacactaagatgGATATATTTTGATAAATAGCTAGATTTTTTAAGAGTTGGAAAGTTGAATGCCCTTAAGATATCTAAAGTCCCTGCTCCTCGATTTCCATCCCATCTTCCAATCAGCTCTCAATAACAAAAGTCAGCTTGTCTACATCTGTACTCAGTCTCTATTTGAATAAGCTAGTGTGGCAGGCTGCTTAGTACAAAAGCCAAATACAGCAACCCGAGCAGTCTGACATGAGTTTGATTAAACTGGAGAGACTCGAGATGGAACGACTGGACTTGGTACGCTTGCTTCTGTCACAGTCATGCAGCTAGACTTTCTGAAAATTCTTGATGTGCATTTAGTTTTCCAAGAcgaaaaaagttgaaatatatATTCTCAACAGTCAAAACATTGGTGTTGTCCAGTGTTAAGTGTGGCAATGCCATTTTAACTTGGCATCCTCTGAATGATTTGTGTATCTTTTACAAGAAAGTGGTATTTGtagcattttaaacattttcagaacCATATGGTAGGAGTATTATTAGGTTTACTAATGTGAAACTGTAACTGTGTTTACTCATTGTGTAACAAGGTACGAGTGTCTCAAAGTAGgtattacacttttttttttttttcctcttcgtTGTCCTCACAGATATTAATACTGAATTATCTCCTGTTAGATTTCCAATATACGTTTTCTTCTCAAGCAAAGAAATAGTACAACAGCGCAAGTCAATATCCCATATCAGATGGACTTAACAGCACCAGTATCCTTTGACACAATTTTGTAACTTTGATGTGAAAATATGGTAAGTACTCTGCCTCCGAAAAGGATCCAGATCTGAGCTCCTCACAGTGAGAAAATTCGCCTTAACAGAAGATTTGCACTAGTTTACTGTTTTGTCATATGGAACCTCTGAAAAGGTGAGAAACTGTAGATTTTAGCAATAGCAAGTGAGATCTGATCCGAAAATACTGAATCCAgcggggaggggaggggaggggggagatTTTAGCTAAAGACACTACCAGATGACATGTTAGTGTGTGTTCCTGCCTGTCCCTGAACAGGCCAAATGTGTGGGTGCGGTTGGGTTTGTGAGTGTGAATGAAGGAATTAATttatgttgatgtgttttttgtcgGTGGCACTTTATCATTGATCCCAAAGGGTGTCACAGatgtaattattttcttaaGATGACAGTTTGACAACCAGTATGATGGGCCCATAAGATAATACCAATAAGTCTAAGGTGCCTTCTTTGTTCACAATTATGTTGCAAGCAGAAGTTCATGACCCAGGTGAAAAAGGAACTCATTATCCTTTCACACAAAAAGATGTCAAGCTTCTTTGACCAAATGCTACACACAGCTGTCCCGTTCTTCTTTGTCATATTAATGGTTAACAAGAAACATTTCCTGTGTTGACGTAATAATGTGTTGTTGCCATTCTCATATCATTTGCCAGTTAATGCACATCTCTCTGCTGATATCTCCTTTGTTTTTACcgggaaaatggaaaaaaaaaaaaaaaaaaaatcacggTATCACACATTCAGATCTTTAAAGAAGCGTGTTTTGTGATATATTTGGTGCATTTGTCTTCCAATGTTTCTTTTGGCCCATTTTGCATGAGACAGTTCATCTTCATTatcaacattttcaacaatgcAGAACAATGTGTGCTTATAGTATGgttgtgtttctcttttataaatgaatgtaaatgttaagtgtctgtgtgttttttttttttgtgtgtgatgtgcctTTACTTATAAACATTCAAAATACGTGATATATTTGGTTATGAAGAGGTGGCTGAGGCTCAGGAGGTTGAACAggttatttattaatgtttggTTGATGGCTAACTCCTTCTGCCTAATGAAACCTGGAGCACCTGGGCCTGGTGACCACTGCggatatctctctctctctcttgcccgCATCctctttttgcttttgtttggcttttggttttgttttgtcacttCAAAACAGCCTACACTAAATTATTCACATGCGTCCACATTTATACCACTGATGCCTCTGGCTGACACACTTCACAACCTGATTCACTTTTAttaacttcttttttctttattatagTAAATAACATCCtagtaaatataaagtagctGCAAACATCATAGTTTAAAACCAGCAGTTATAAATTCTGGGCTGAAAAATGTTAACAAATGGTTAATGTTAACCCCACCACCAAGtatcaaaacacaaaactggaACCATATTCACTGGTGGTTTTATACACAGAAAATCTGCATTTTATTTAGTAATGTGCATTATACATAGTAACACTTATACTGTAagcagagctgcaaccattagttgGATTGTTTTGAGTcgttttttaagaagaaaatgtcaaaattttctgattccagcttcttaaatgtgaatattttctggtttcttcagtcctctgtgacagtaaactgaatatctttgggttgtggacaaaacaagatatttgaagacagctttgggaaacagtcatcaacattttctgacattttatggaccaaacaactaatcaattaatcaagaaaataatagacagattaattgataatgaaaataacagttagTTGTGGACccattattaattaatacattattcACAGTAATATATTTAACTTATACTGATATGTAACATATGCTGATGCCAAATGTGGCAATGGTAACCATTGTGCCGCAACAGAGGGCAGAAATACCTTTGCTGAGTTGTATCCAAAACCCCCTCAAATCTGGAGCTAGGATGCTGGGGGTCCTGACTTCGATGGAGTATCTAGATAACTTCTGCTTGATGATAAAAGaagatgacatcacaactagtttggaagccgaTCCTGCTCGAATATGccacttacacaagtgtgatgtggaaacttgatgTTTCCAGCGCACATATACTGAGATATAGGATACTTTTTTAATACTTCAATTTCTATTGCATTTTCAGCTCTGGACACAAAAGCATGAGCACACATACAATATAACACTAAATAATACAACActaaacaaatacaacaaaaacagctgtccaGGGCAGCTCAGACATGTATACACTCTCATTCTCAGTTATTCCATAACTTAATAACAGTTCAGTTACTTGTTGGCATTGTGTTTCATGTAAATGATCCACGTTTCCCAGGTCTTGTCGAAGGAGGCTCAGCTTTATACCAGAGaattgacttttcagtgaagtaggagacgtcttgtgtcaagcagttaaactttttaaatgaaaaatatttacatattcatggattctggatttttttagtgagggagaaggagaagatgtaattttaagaatttctaactaGGTAATTGAACTTATATATCAGacaaaaattattattcaaatcagtgcatttttatatgtattaaacgtgtctggaggggatttttaatttttacagtaaaaggaAAATACGTATTGGGCCTTTAATTGTGGCAGAGCCCTTTTGACCCTACGTCCTTGCCGTAGTTGCAGCCGTTCAGAGCGTCATGGCGCCTGTCATCTGACTCAAAACTTTTGACGTGACAAACTTTTCTGCTGATATGTCTTTCCATCTCCTGACAGCTGATTTTAGGGCGCCCCATCTTAGACCTTTTACAAACCGCAGCGGACATCAGATgagaaacatacaaatatgaAACTCCACGATGTAACGTTAAACGGTAATGCGCGCTAACGTTTACCCGTGCAAAGATGAAGCTGGTTGCTAACGGTTGCTAAGCTCGCTAAACTTTGGATGTCGCGGGATTTCAGTATCATAAGTGCATTAAAGCGTCTTTATAACTCATCCAAGTGCCTGTTTTGACTTCGGACAGTTAGTCATTGGTGTCAAAATGTGTCGTTTTCTACGCTACTGCGTCAGCCACTGCCTTCATGCGGCGATGACACGGCTGGAGGAGGTCAACGGGGAGGTGAGCATGTGGTCATCTGTCCGGTGGTTGGGCTACCTGTCCAGTCTAAACCTGTTGGTCGCCCTGTGCCTGGGGCTCTATGCCCGGTGGGAGAGCACAGCGGAGTCCACTCTTCTTATCATTTTAGTTTTGGCTCTATTTGTCCTCGGAATAGCGAGTGTACTGTACTACTTCTTCAGTATGGAGAGGGTCAGCCTCAGCCTCCTGCACCTGTGGTTCGGCTTCCTCCTGGGTCTGCTGTGTTTCCTCAGCAGTCCCGCCTTGGAGAGTGACGTGAAGGAGCAGGCGGCCAACTACCTGCTGCTGGCCAGTGTGGCCTTGAGGACGCTGTGGGCGCTGCTGGAGAGACTGTTGGGATGTACCAGGTACCGCCCGGCCTTCCTCACGTCGGCAGAGCGGCTGGAGCTGGCGGGCTTTGCCGCCGCCAGCACGGCGCTGCTCATCCAGAAGTCCCTGAGCGTCATGGTGCTGGTGATGGCGCTGGCCACGGTCATGGTTGCCCTCAGGATGAAGGCTCTCCTGGCGTTGCCCAATCTGGTCTGCTTCGCTGTCATCACCGCTGTGCTGTTCTTCAAGTCTCTTAACATCACCACCAACCCTTTCGCCCTCGCCTGCTTCTTCAGCCAGCTCATCTGCGACCCTCTGCTGGATGTGTACTTCAGCGGTCTCTCTGTGACCGAGCGCTGGCAGCCTTTCCTGGTGTGGAAGGGTCTGTGGCGTCGgctctccctcttgcctctgctggtggtggaggtgatCTTCATCATTCTGGCAGCGCGGAAGCTGACAGACCTGGACCAGTGGTACCTGATGATCCCAGGATTTGCAGTGTGCGCACTCTTCTGGGCCATCTGCCACATGGTGTTTGTCATCACAGTGTGGGGCTTTCACACCAAGCTCAGTGACTGCCAGAGGCTTTGCGTGATccaggggtcaggggtcagcgGGCTGGATAGGGTCATGGCCTCTAAGGGCATGAGACACTTCTGCCTCATCTCTGAACGCCTCGTGCTCTTCACACTGGTGTcaactgttgctgttgctgctctttCTTGGCAGGTAGGGGCAGCAAGACATACAACATGTAACTTAACCTTTAACTAAATATATAGCAGTGCTGTATGGATCGATCATGCTGCAAATTTGGAATTGCAAGGAACTTAAGAAAATTCATGGTCTAGACCACAGGACTGCCTGAAAAAGTGCcttacattttccatttcatgttATTAAAAGACACACGGAGTTGTTCAATGATTGATTTGAGAACCATAAATTGAAAAATACACTTATGCCTACTCCTACATGTAATCAGAATTTGATATTTCACTGTTAAGAACTTATGTTTTTAAGAGCGTCTTCTTATTCTCAGctaaatagtttattttttccttcatgttCTAACGTTCAGGCCTCCAGCAGCATCTTTGTGAGCATGTTCCTGTTGGTGCTGCCTCTGGAGTCTCTGTTCCACGGCCTTTTCCATGAACTCGGAAACAGCCTGGGAGGAACCTGTGTG is drawn from Thunnus thynnus chromosome 5, fThuThy2.1, whole genome shotgun sequence and contains these coding sequences:
- the bmt2 gene encoding S-adenosylmethionine sensor upstream of mTORC1 isoform X1, whose translation is MDPRDNVETGETENIPELLYVPIPDEAPGKKEQEKLSGVVKNVHRKLRRKYREVGDFDKIWREHCEDAQTLSEYALAMKNLADNHWAINCEGEGRIEWCRSVCQEYFLDGGIKRMLEKDEKSATLAMGLTAASVSAQPYSTIPSSISQLGKMRLLDVGSCFNPFLKFDEFLTVGIDIVPAVESVYKCDFLNLQLQQPLQLAGDAVEAFLRQLHNPIDALPAQLFHVVVFSLLLSYFPSPYQRWICCKKAHELLELHGLLLIITPDSSHQNRHALMMRSWRVAVESLGFKRYKYVKYSHMHLIAFRKVSLATTSDLVSRNYPEMLYIPQDFHSNEEEDCADVPVQVRSDFEDDQLAWGFTELPDTPYDSDSGESQSSSVPGFHELEDPILLQS
- the bmt2 gene encoding S-adenosylmethionine sensor upstream of mTORC1 isoform X2 is translated as MGDFDKIWREHCEDAQTLSEYALAMKNLADNHWAINCEGEGRIEWCRSVCQEYFLDGGIKRMLEKDEKSATLAMGLTAASVSAQPYSTIPSSISQLGKMRLLDVGSCFNPFLKFDEFLTVGIDIVPAVESVYKCDFLNLQLQQPLQLAGDAVEAFLRQLHNPIDALPAQLFHVVVFSLLLSYFPSPYQRWICCKKAHELLELHGLLLIITPDSSHQNRHALMMRSWRVAVESLGFKRYKYVKYSHMHLIAFRKVSLATTSDLVSRNYPEMLYIPQDFHSNEEEDCADVPVQVRSDFEDDQLAWGFTELPDTPYDSDSGESQSSSVPGFHELEDPILLQS
- the tmem168b gene encoding transmembrane protein 168, whose amino-acid sequence is MCRFLRYCVSHCLHAAMTRLEEVNGEVSMWSSVRWLGYLSSLNLLVALCLGLYARWESTAESTLLIILVLALFVLGIASVLYYFFSMERVSLSLLHLWFGFLLGLLCFLSSPALESDVKEQAANYLLLASVALRTLWALLERLLGCTRYRPAFLTSAERLELAGFAAASTALLIQKSLSVMVLVMALATVMVALRMKALLALPNLVCFAVITAVLFFKSLNITTNPFALACFFSQLICDPLLDVYFSGLSVTERWQPFLVWKGLWRRLSLLPLLVVEVIFIILAARKLTDLDQWYLMIPGFAVCALFWAICHMVFVITVWGFHTKLSDCQRLCVIQGSGVSGLDRVMASKGMRHFCLISERLVLFTLVSTVAVAALSWQASSSIFVSMFLLVLPLESLFHGLFHELGNSLGGTCVGYALVIPTNFCSSDGQPLLLPPDQVQELNRRSTGMLNHVQRFFAHHLIDSFGCDYSTSGVTLEALQAKLKSFLELRTADGPRHDTYVIYYSGHTHRSGEWALAGGDTLRLDQILEWWREKNGSFCSRLILVLDCDDSLPWVKEVKKVEGVHVAVQGATLARVTDVEQQDPPQLGDFTSQWVEYNCNSNSRIQWSERGRAVSASYGISKHWSDYTLHLPTGSDVTNHWSMYFPRMTYPVVQMALWCGGLNLLWLCSACLRCLRRVKLNWFPPAILDTGQGFKLVRS